The following are from one region of the Deltaproteobacteria bacterium HGW-Deltaproteobacteria-6 genome:
- the aroA gene encoding 3-phosphoshikimate 1-carboxyvinyltransferase, protein MKSEIVIKEPAGTVEVPGSKSLTQRALIVAALAEGESLLCRPLIAEDTRHLMAGLTQLGAQIEPVAYGLKVIGTGGAISNPCREIFLGYNGTALRFLTALVCLGRGSYVLTGEERLRQRPVGPLVSALQSMGVAISCQDNCPPVKVAANGLKGGRITLADIESSQYVSALLLCGPYTAKGIELSLTGNVVSAPYIDLTIAVMNDFGAKIIRTDNRHYMVGTQHIYTGRSYDVEGDASSASYFFLAAALLKKTIRVSGVKRKSAQGDIRLLDILEKLGCRIGSGETWVEVSAPDELAAGDMTFDMGDMPDMVPTLGILAAFRKGRTMIVNVAHLRIKESNRLAAMAAELNRIGIVASELPDGLMIEGGKARPAAIETYNDHRIAMSFAVAGLCTPGIEITDKKCVDKSFPGFWKELAKI, encoded by the coding sequence TTGAAGTCTGAGATAGTCATCAAGGAGCCGGCGGGGACGGTTGAAGTGCCCGGTTCCAAAAGTTTAACGCAAAGAGCCTTGATTGTGGCCGCGCTGGCCGAAGGAGAATCCCTGCTTTGCCGTCCGCTGATTGCGGAAGATACCCGGCATTTGATGGCGGGTTTAACGCAGTTAGGCGCGCAAATTGAACCCGTTGCCTATGGCCTCAAGGTTATCGGCACGGGCGGAGCGATCTCCAATCCATGCCGTGAAATATTTCTGGGATATAACGGTACGGCGCTGCGCTTTCTGACCGCGCTGGTCTGTCTGGGACGGGGGTCTTATGTGCTGACCGGCGAAGAGCGGTTGCGCCAGCGGCCGGTCGGACCCCTGGTGTCGGCGCTGCAAAGCATGGGGGTTGCGATTTCCTGTCAGGATAATTGTCCGCCGGTGAAGGTGGCGGCCAACGGCCTCAAAGGCGGAAGGATTACGCTTGCCGATATTGAAAGCTCCCAATATGTTTCCGCGCTGCTTTTGTGCGGACCCTATACCGCCAAGGGGATTGAACTTTCGCTTACGGGGAACGTCGTTTCCGCTCCATACATTGATTTGACAATCGCTGTGATGAATGATTTTGGCGCAAAAATTATCCGGACGGATAATCGCCACTACATGGTCGGCACACAACACATTTATACGGGTCGATCCTATGATGTGGAAGGGGATGCCTCCAGCGCCTCTTATTTTTTCCTGGCTGCCGCGCTTTTGAAGAAGACCATTCGCGTTTCCGGCGTTAAAAGGAAAAGCGCCCAGGGGGATATCCGGCTGCTCGATATTCTGGAAAAACTCGGCTGCCGGATTGGAAGCGGCGAAACCTGGGTCGAAGTGTCCGCGCCAGATGAACTGGCCGCGGGCGATATGACTTTTGATATGGGCGACATGCCGGATATGGTGCCGACCTTAGGCATTCTTGCGGCTTTCCGCAAGGGCCGGACAATGATTGTGAACGTTGCGCATTTAAGAATCAAGGAAAGCAATCGTCTGGCGGCGATGGCGGCCGAACTGAATCGGATCGGCATTGTCGCTTCAGAACTGCCGGATGGTTTGATGATTGAGGGCGGAAAGGCTCGGCCTGCCGCGATCGAAACCTATAATGACCACCGGATTGCCATGAGTTTTGCCGTGGCCGGACTGTGCACCCCGGGCATTGAAATTACCGATAAGAAGTGCGTGGATAAATCCTTCCCCGGTTTCTGGAAGGAGCTTGCAAAGATATGA
- a CDS encoding shikimate kinase, with translation MKVILIGYRATGKSTAGALLSKKLRIPFVDTDRLIEDAAGMPIKDIVAQEGWEKFRERETAAVASLGAQKVCVVATGGGVVTASQNRDLLKKMGVLVWLKAPLADIVERLERDAGNEQLRPQLTSENLVAETLAVLKERLPVYESIADITVDTQGQSVVRVADSIYQHLLEAGHVFEINKLKNKQKKKS, from the coding sequence ATGAAGGTCATCCTCATCGGATATCGGGCAACCGGCAAGTCAACCGCAGGGGCGCTTTTGTCCAAAAAACTCAGAATTCCGTTTGTGGACACCGACCGGTTGATTGAAGATGCGGCGGGCATGCCGATCAAAGACATCGTTGCGCAGGAAGGCTGGGAAAAATTCCGCGAAAGAGAAACAGCAGCCGTGGCGTCTCTCGGCGCGCAGAAGGTTTGTGTTGTAGCCACAGGCGGCGGTGTTGTTACGGCCTCGCAGAACAGGGACTTATTAAAAAAAATGGGAGTTCTGGTGTGGTTGAAAGCGCCCCTTGCCGACATTGTTGAACGCCTGGAACGCGATGCGGGAAATGAACAGCTGCGGCCACAGCTTACCTCCGAAAACCTTGTTGCGGAGACGCTCGCCGTGCTGAAAGAACGCCTGCCCGTCTATGAATCGATTGCCGATATTACGGTGGACACGCAAGGGCAAAGTGTTGTACGGGTGGCGGACAGCATTTATCAGCACCTGCTGGAAGCAGGTCATGTATTCGAAATCAACAAATTAAAAAATAAACAGAAGAAGAAATCTTAA
- a CDS encoding chorismate synthase codes for MAGNTSGCVFRVTTWGESHGAALGAVIDGCPAGMDLAEDDIQQALDRRRPSSGAASTSRSEQDKVEILSGVFEGKTTGTPIALLIRNTDARSSNYHDLKDVFRPGHGDFTYFKKYGIRDWRGGGRASGRETAARVAAGAVARKLIAAAGMEVIAFTRSIGGIEIDPAAVAQNRDLKAKVLQSALYCPDPLAAASMEEKLAAVRKEGDTLGGVVEIIVRGCPAGLGEPVFDKMDADLAAALMSIGTVKAVEIGEGCAAAFKKGSEINDPMDAEGFAKNSAGGILAGITTGQDIVVRVYCKPIPSIALPQQTRDMEGRERSIEIQGRHDICVVPRIVPVCEAMVSLVLADHWLRQKAQTR; via the coding sequence ATGGCGGGAAATACTTCAGGCTGCGTGTTTCGCGTGACGACATGGGGAGAGTCGCACGGTGCGGCGCTTGGCGCGGTGATCGATGGATGTCCGGCCGGAATGGACCTGGCTGAGGACGATATTCAACAGGCGCTGGATCGGCGCAGACCTTCATCCGGTGCGGCTTCAACATCGCGCAGCGAACAAGACAAGGTGGAAATCCTGTCCGGCGTCTTTGAAGGAAAAACAACCGGCACGCCGATTGCGCTTCTGATCCGCAATACCGATGCCCGCTCATCGAATTACCATGACCTGAAAGATGTTTTCCGCCCGGGACACGGCGATTTTACCTACTTTAAAAAATACGGCATCCGCGACTGGCGTGGAGGGGGCCGCGCATCGGGCCGGGAAACCGCCGCCCGCGTTGCTGCGGGAGCCGTCGCCCGAAAATTGATTGCCGCCGCCGGTATGGAAGTGATCGCGTTCACCAGAAGCATCGGCGGGATTGAGATTGATCCCGCGGCCGTTGCGCAGAACCGGGATTTAAAGGCAAAAGTACTGCAAAGCGCCCTGTATTGTCCTGATCCTCTGGCGGCAGCGTCTATGGAAGAGAAACTGGCAGCCGTCCGCAAGGAAGGCGACACGCTGGGCGGTGTGGTGGAGATTATTGTCCGGGGGTGTCCCGCGGGGCTGGGTGAACCGGTGTTCGATAAGATGGATGCGGATCTGGCGGCAGCCCTGATGAGCATTGGGACGGTGAAGGCCGTGGAAATAGGCGAGGGTTGCGCGGCGGCTTTCAAAAAAGGCTCCGAAATCAACGATCCGATGGATGCCGAAGGTTTTGCCAAAAATTCCGCCGGCGGCATCCTGGCCGGCATTACAACCGGTCAGGACATTGTTGTCCGGGTTTACTGCAAGCCGATTCCGTCAATTGCCCTGCCGCAGCAGACACGCGACATGGAAGGCCGGGAGCGGTCCATTGAAATACAGGGGCGTCACGATATCTGCGTCGTTCCGCGGATTGTGCCGGTGTGCGAAGCCATGGTCAGCCTTGTGCTTGCCGACCACTGGCTGCGGCAGAAAGCGCAAACCCGATGA
- a CDS encoding prephenate dehydrogenase/arogenate dehydrogenase family protein: MKKITVGIIGGTNGMGRWLADLLAGEGCTVHVTGRKTVMTAKDAANVCDVVVVSVPIAATAGVIAEVGPLLKKSQLLMDLTSLKKEPVALMLAHSDACVVGCHPLFGPSISSAAGHNIVLSRGRGDAWYDWIKNIFTKTGYTILERTPAEHDRMMSVVQALNHLNTIALGLAIAETGIPMAEISQFATPVFKAKMDIVKKVFTESPELYADIIARNPDRDNVLKTCEQVVRDIRSTLKAGDGAELKIAMEAAAKKLF, encoded by the coding sequence ATGAAAAAAATTACCGTAGGCATTATCGGCGGAACAAACGGCATGGGGCGCTGGCTTGCCGATCTGCTGGCCGGGGAAGGCTGCACTGTTCACGTAACCGGAAGAAAAACGGTCATGACGGCCAAGGATGCGGCAAACGTTTGCGATGTCGTGGTGGTATCCGTGCCGATCGCGGCGACGGCCGGCGTGATTGCGGAGGTCGGTCCGCTGTTGAAAAAGAGCCAGTTATTGATGGATTTAACGTCGCTGAAAAAAGAGCCGGTGGCGTTGATGCTCGCGCATTCCGACGCCTGCGTGGTCGGCTGCCACCCGCTGTTCGGTCCGTCCATTTCGTCGGCTGCGGGGCATAACATTGTTTTGTCCCGGGGGCGGGGTGATGCCTGGTACGACTGGATTAAAAATATCTTTACAAAAACCGGCTATACGATTCTGGAAAGAACGCCTGCCGAGCATGACCGGATGATGTCTGTTGTACAGGCGCTCAATCATCTCAATACCATTGCCCTGGGGCTGGCGATCGCCGAAACAGGAATTCCAATGGCCGAGATCAGTCAATTTGCAACGCCCGTTTTTAAGGCCAAAATGGATATTGTCAAAAAAGTATTCACGGAAAGCCCTGAACTTTACGCCGATATTATTGCCCGGAATCCTGACCGGGATAACGTGCTGAAAACCTGCGAACAGGTTGTTCGGGATATCCGCTCAACGCTTAAGGCGGGGGACGGCGCGGAATTGAAGATCGCCATGGAAGCCGCCGCGAAAAAATTGTTCTGA
- a CDS encoding amino acid transporter, translating to MDTFDSVHEKSLKHRLWHKLVGEPRNVNEPSLFHKLSLIPILAWIGLGADGLSSSAYGPEEAFRTLGSHTYIALLLGIAMAFTVFIIAYAYSRIIEHFPQGGGGYIVSTKTISKSAGVVSGSALIIDYMLTITVSLVACGDAIFSFLPIAYQKYKLIFVVFLILMLVIMNLRGVKESVIALAPIFIVFILTHILLIVFGIAHHADQFGLVLSQFNSSFKQDIGTIGFIGILAIFLRAFSLGGGTYTGIEAVSNGIQIMREPRVQTGRRTMLYMAVSLAFTATGLLICYALLQVKPVEGRTLNAILADEVFRNWPLSSWIVLVTIFSEGALLLVAAQAGFVDGPRVMANMATDFWLPHRFAMLSERLTMQNGIVLMGIASVILLFYTNGSISALIVMYSINVFLTFSLSEFGMIRFFLRDREKDRNWKRHIIIHVIGFILCMIILCVILYEKFGEGGWITLVITSILITSCYLINKHYLNVRGEARKLENILQKIHPGKKYNNEPLNPKEPTAIILVSGFNGFGLHTFFSINRKFPHFYKNFIFVSIAEVDQAAFKGSAEMEQLRIAVENGLKKYVELVRSFGMPAEYRMDAGTDVVETATQVCQSLAKEFPKSMVFTGKLIFHQEHFYQRALHNETAYAIQRRLQWDGIESVIMPIRV from the coding sequence GTGGATACATTCGATTCAGTGCATGAAAAAAGCTTGAAGCACAGGTTGTGGCATAAACTTGTTGGAGAACCGCGTAATGTAAATGAACCATCTCTTTTTCACAAATTATCCCTCATTCCCATACTTGCGTGGATTGGCTTAGGCGCCGATGGTTTATCATCTTCAGCATACGGACCGGAAGAAGCATTTAGGACGCTGGGTAGTCATACTTACATAGCGCTTCTCCTTGGTATAGCCATGGCATTTACTGTTTTTATCATTGCTTATGCGTATTCGCGCATCATCGAACATTTCCCACAAGGTGGAGGAGGATACATAGTATCCACAAAAACTATCAGCAAAAGCGCCGGCGTAGTATCAGGCAGTGCTTTGATCATAGACTACATGCTGACAATTACCGTTTCTCTAGTTGCCTGCGGCGATGCCATCTTCAGTTTTTTGCCGATAGCTTATCAAAAATACAAACTCATCTTTGTTGTATTTCTCATTCTGATGCTTGTCATTATGAATCTGCGGGGTGTGAAGGAGTCCGTTATAGCCCTCGCTCCTATTTTTATTGTTTTTATCTTAACTCATATTCTTCTCATTGTCTTTGGCATAGCACATCACGCTGATCAATTTGGGTTGGTATTGAGTCAATTTAACAGCAGTTTCAAACAGGACATCGGAACAATCGGTTTTATCGGCATACTGGCTATTTTTTTGCGGGCTTTCTCATTGGGTGGCGGAACGTATACCGGAATAGAAGCCGTCTCCAATGGCATACAGATCATGAGGGAACCGCGTGTGCAAACGGGCAGGCGAACTATGCTTTACATGGCGGTATCGCTTGCTTTTACCGCAACCGGCTTGCTGATTTGTTATGCTCTTCTTCAAGTAAAACCAGTTGAAGGTAGAACTTTAAATGCAATTCTGGCGGACGAAGTATTCCGCAACTGGCCTTTATCATCATGGATAGTTCTTGTAACAATTTTCTCCGAAGGCGCCTTGCTCCTGGTTGCCGCCCAAGCCGGATTTGTTGACGGGCCGAGAGTTATGGCCAACATGGCGACCGATTTCTGGCTTCCTCATCGCTTCGCCATGCTTTCCGAACGGCTCACCATGCAAAACGGCATTGTATTAATGGGCATCGCATCCGTCATTCTGCTCTTCTATACAAACGGTTCTATATCTGCTCTTATAGTCATGTATTCCATTAACGTGTTCTTGACATTTTCCTTATCCGAGTTTGGGATGATACGTTTTTTCCTTCGCGACAGAGAAAAAGATAGAAATTGGAAGAGACACATAATTATTCATGTAATCGGGTTTATTCTTTGTATGATAATACTCTGTGTCATTCTCTACGAGAAATTTGGTGAAGGCGGTTGGATAACATTAGTTATAACATCTATTTTAATCACTTCATGCTATTTGATTAATAAGCATTATCTTAACGTTCGTGGCGAAGCGCGAAAGCTGGAAAATATTTTGCAGAAAATCCATCCCGGCAAAAAATACAACAACGAACCACTGAATCCAAAAGAACCCACGGCAATCATTCTTGTGAGCGGGTTCAACGGATTCGGCCTGCATACATTTTTTTCAATTAACCGTAAATTTCCGCATTTCTATAAAAACTTTATTTTTGTTTCGATCGCAGAAGTAGATCAGGCCGCATTCAAAGGATCTGCAGAAATGGAACAACTCAGAATTGCGGTTGAAAACGGCTTAAAAAAATATGTAGAACTTGTCCGCTCCTTCGGCATGCCGGCAGAATACAGGATGGATGCCGGAACGGATGTGGTCGAAACAGCCACTCAGGTGTGCCAGTCGTTAGCGAAAGAATTTCCAAAATCCATGGTTTTCACAGGAAAATTAATTTTCCATCAGGAACATTTTTATCAAAGGGCACTGCATAATGAGACAGCTTACGCTATTCAAAGACGCTTACAATGGGATGGAATTGAATCGGTCATTATGCCGATCAGGGTTTAA
- a CDS encoding sigma factor regulator FecR: MEKKIIQVADMIAKAKRVVVFTGAGISTESGIPDFRGPGGLWTKYDPDDFTIDKFLGSHATRKKMWQRLREGGLMEDANPNAAHYAIVELEKTGKLSALVTQNVDNLHQKAGSSPALIRELHGNMQRLVCLNCGELYPITLVKERYADSDNVPTCEYCRGILKPDVIFFGEALPQRTLAQAMQEASECDVMLVIGSSLVVYPAAYIPVQAKQAGAKLVIINKGPTEQDHHADVRIDAAAGATMTKILNRLKTEG; encoded by the coding sequence ATGGAGAAAAAAATAATTCAAGTTGCCGATATGATCGCGAAGGCAAAGCGTGTCGTTGTTTTTACCGGCGCGGGCATCAGTACGGAATCCGGCATTCCGGATTTCCGCGGTCCCGGCGGACTCTGGACAAAATATGATCCCGATGACTTCACGATTGATAAATTTCTGGGGTCCCACGCGACGCGAAAAAAAATGTGGCAGCGTCTGCGTGAAGGCGGCTTGATGGAAGACGCCAATCCCAATGCGGCGCATTACGCCATTGTTGAACTGGAAAAGACGGGCAAGCTGAGCGCGCTGGTTACGCAGAATGTCGACAATCTGCATCAAAAGGCGGGAAGCTCCCCCGCGCTCATCCGCGAACTTCACGGCAACATGCAGAGGCTGGTTTGCCTGAACTGCGGTGAGCTTTATCCCATCACCCTTGTCAAGGAGCGGTATGCCGATTCCGATAATGTTCCGACCTGCGAATACTGCCGGGGTATTCTCAAACCCGACGTTATTTTCTTTGGAGAGGCTCTGCCGCAGCGGACGCTGGCGCAGGCCATGCAGGAAGCCTCGGAATGCGATGTGATGCTGGTGATCGGTTCCTCGCTGGTTGTTTATCCGGCGGCTTACATTCCGGTTCAGGCCAAACAGGCGGGCGCAAAACTGGTGATCATCAACAAAGGCCCGACTGAACAGGATCATCATGCCGATGTGCGCATCGACGCGGCAGCCGGTGCGACGATGACGAAGATATTAAATAGGCTGAAGACCGAAGGCTGA
- a CDS encoding NUDIX hydrolase: protein MTLESARIYPDVPRTGVGAMVFKDNKILLVKRGVEPNRGRWAIPGGMLKLGETMRECAAREILEETGVTVAVGDCIYVTDLIERDEAGKIKFHFVVVDFTALYVAGEPKGADDAQEAGWFAPVDLDGLQVSPITLKALHSIGFLI, encoded by the coding sequence ATGACTTTGGAGAGCGCCAGAATTTATCCTGATGTGCCGCGCACCGGCGTCGGGGCGATGGTCTTCAAGGATAATAAAATCCTTCTGGTGAAGCGGGGCGTTGAGCCTAACAGAGGCCGGTGGGCTATTCCCGGAGGAATGTTAAAACTTGGGGAGACCATGCGCGAATGCGCGGCCCGGGAAATTCTGGAAGAGACGGGCGTAACGGTGGCAGTAGGCGATTGTATTTATGTGACGGATCTGATCGAGCGCGATGAAGCTGGAAAAATCAAGTTTCATTTTGTCGTGGTGGATTTTACCGCGCTGTATGTGGCAGGCGAGCCGAAAGGCGCGGACGATGCCCAGGAGGCAGGCTGGTTCGCGCCCGTTGACCTCGACGGTCTTCAGGTTTCGCCGATTACCCTGAAGGCCCTGCATTCGATTGGATTTCTGATATAA
- a CDS encoding acetylpolyamine aminohydrolase has product MKVVYSEEYKQVYSYDPASNPGRIESIEFALAGRVDYIEPQPATEEDIAAVHTPRHIAEIRHEGVYEIAALAAGGAIKAAEIGLSEPCFAVIRPPGHHASADTAWGFCYFNNMAIALTRLKKRDKIKKAFILDFDLHVGDGNINILGTTGFVTILNPGSSDRNEYLKTVTNALAKTDADMIAVSAGFDNHEADWGGLLLTEDYTYMGKLVRDTALANKGGCFGILEGGYNHAVLGKNVLAFIEGLSG; this is encoded by the coding sequence ATGAAGGTTGTTTATTCCGAGGAGTATAAGCAGGTTTATTCGTATGATCCCGCCTCCAATCCCGGGAGAATTGAATCCATAGAATTCGCACTGGCGGGACGCGTGGATTATATTGAACCGCAGCCGGCAACGGAAGAGGATATCGCGGCGGTGCATACCCCGAGGCATATTGCGGAAATCCGGCATGAAGGCGTTTATGAGATTGCCGCGCTGGCCGCGGGCGGTGCCATTAAAGCCGCCGAGATCGGCCTTTCCGAGCCCTGCTTCGCCGTGATCCGGCCGCCCGGCCATCATGCCTCCGCCGATACCGCCTGGGGTTTTTGTTACTTCAACAATATGGCCATTGCTTTGACCAGACTTAAAAAGCGGGATAAAATCAAAAAAGCGTTTATCCTGGATTTTGATCTGCACGTGGGTGACGGCAATATCAACATCCTGGGCACGACGGGGTTTGTAACGATTCTGAATCCCGGAAGCTCCGACCGCAATGAATATTTGAAAACCGTGACCAATGCTCTTGCCAAAACGGACGCGGATATGATTGCCGTTTCGGCAGGTTTTGACAATCATGAGGCGGACTGGGGGGGGCTGCTCCTGACGGAGGATTACACCTATATGGGAAAGCTTGTCCGGGACACCGCCCTCGCCAACAAAGGCGGCTGTTTCGGCATCCTGGAGGGCGGCTACAATCACGCCGTTCTGGGCAAAAACGTCCTGGCGTTTATTGAAGGATTGAGCGGCTGA